The following proteins are co-located in the Microplitis demolitor isolate Queensland-Clemson2020A chromosome 5, iyMicDemo2.1a, whole genome shotgun sequence genome:
- the LOC103570805 gene encoding chymotrypsinogen A — MVECGNPAVTHRQPRSVLETPMGVPEPRRLSTARITGRIFNGKPSKRGSWPWQASLQLMHPKMGFIGHWCGGVLVDPSWILTAAHCIHNDLFNLPIGALWTTVLGEWELDSGNRGSVRIPVDRVVIHEKFDNYNHDIALMKLSRPAPLSKIIRTICLPEPETEKKLSDTNCFTSGWGRSGPSPSLSVALLEASIPLLTLEDCKKAYGNSVPLRSGHLCAGNTDGSSGSCVGDSGGPLQCKRADGVWQLAGITSFGSGCARPGFPDVYTKVQHYTEWIKNTMSSNADT, encoded by the exons atggtAGAGTGCGGTAATCCCGCAGTTACACATCGCCAGCCGCGGAGTGTCCTGGAGACGCCGATGGGAGTTCCAGAACCGCGGAGACTCAGCACCGCGAGAATAACCGGAAGGATATTCAATGGGAAGCCAAGCAAACGAGGATCCTGGCCCTGGCAAGCTTCACTGCAACTCATGCACCCCAAAATGGGTTTCATCGGCCATTGGTGCGGAGGAGTACTCGTCGATCCCTCATGGATCCTCACTGCCGCTCATTGTATTCACAA tgatttattcaatttaccAATTGGCGCGTTATGGACGACAGTACTCGGCGAATGGGAGTTAGATTCCGGTAATCGCGGGTCAGTGCGAATCCCTGTTGATCGAGTTGTGatacatgaaaaatttgataattataatcatgatATCG cCCTGATGAAATTAAGTAGACCAGCTCcactttcaaaaataatccGAACGATCTGTCTACCCGAACCAGAAACAGAAAAGAAACTCTCAGACACAAATTGCTTTACTTCCGGCTGGGGTCGATCTGGACCATCACCTTCATTGTCTGTCGCACTCTTAGAAGCTAGTATTCCTTTACTGACTCTAGAGGACTGCAAAAAAGCATACGGTAATTCGGTACCTCTGCGAAGTGGTCATCTCTGCGCTGGGAATACCGACGGCTCTTCTGGGTCCTGcgtg ggcGATTCGGGTGGTCCACTACAATGCAAACGTGCCGATGGTGTCTGGCAGTTAGCCGGTATCACATCCTTTGGTTCAGGATGTGCTAGACCAGGTTTCCCAGATGTTTACACCAAAGTCCAACATTACACTGAATGGATTAAAAATACCATGAGCAGTAATGCCGACACTtga
- the LOC103570848 gene encoding zinc finger protein 768 — MEVEPISHGIIFIPLSTDSSSDAVASIKFNQTLNLQSLPLVALQNESTEKVSQLERVIEPEKKPGSLPESESVMRLSSDKEGLAKIKQTPDKTKGCPIPTCSRYQRAFSRAHDLKRHMARHEAKLQRYNETQPSDVRTCGQCGDNFLNNSILQRHINSTHPIKHSDVNNSVHTNANIGKDNNLQNNDSRDIIYENAEYSSRLEEIKFDNSGQLDSHPVTDKKSTENKSSLCGLNFQNEETQTGHLKEHSAKLQLELPNSPDVQSKEKIADDFSLEELLLLKNPRVLTKTRSESKSPLDKDKIRCNYCAKTFKTQWTLNTHVAAHEGRYQFSCSICSKKFVRKSHFNSHLRSHEAARPYVCDNCGKAFKELKHRREHMKRTHNNNNNNINNNNNNNNNNNNNNNNRNAIQNLLDSISASVIAEDTICDEPKLTLLMPMNFSN, encoded by the exons atggaagTCGAGCCAATATCACAtggaataatatttattcctcTATCAACAGATTCATCATCAGATGCCGTTGcatcgattaaatttaatcaaactttaaatttacaatcgtTACCATTGGTAGCATTACAAAATGAGTCTACAGAAAAAGTATCCCAACTAGAACGAGTAATAGAACCAGAAAAAAAACCAGGATCCTTACCAGAGTCAGAATCAGTAATGAGGCTGTCAAGTGACAAGGAAGGCCTggcaaaaataaaacagacTCCTGACAAAACAAAAGGGTGTCCGATACCCACATGTTCGCGATACCAACGTGCATTTTCACGTGCTCATGATTTGAAACGTCACATGGCACGTCACGAAGCTAAATTGCAACGTTACAATGAGACCCAGCCATCTGATGTACGTACTTGTGGTCAATGTGGTGATAATTTTCTCAATAACTCAATACTGCAACGTCATATTAATTCCACACACCCAATAAAACATAGTGATGTTAATAATTCTGTTCATACCAATGCAAATATTggtaaagataataatttacaaaataatgatAGCCGcgatattatttatgagaatGCCGAGTACTCAAGCAGGCttgaagaaattaaatttgataattctGGTCAACTAGACAGTCATCCTGTTACTGATaag aaatcaACGGAAAATAAATCTTCTCTCTGCGgattaaatttccaaaatgAAGAAACACAGACAGGTCACTTGAAAGAACATTCAGCAAAACTCCAGCTCGAGTTACCGAATTCTCCGGATGTCCagtcgaaagaaaaaatagcCGATGATTTTTCATTAGAAGAATTACTGCTACTAAAAAATCCACGGGTGCTCACAAAGACCAGATCTGAGTCAAAGTCTCCGCTGGATAAAGACAAAATAAGGTGCAATTACTGCGCGAAGACGTTCAAGACCCAGTGGACATTAAACACGCACGTGGCAGCACACGAAGGACGTTATCAGTTTTCCTGTTCGATTTGTAGTAAAAAGTTTGTTAGGAAAAGTCACTTCAATAGTCATTTACGGTCACACGAAGCTGCTCGTCCGTATGTGTGCGACAATTGCGGCAAAGCGTTTAAAGAATTGAAACATCGGCGGGAACATATGAAACGCACgcacaataataacaataataatattaataataacaacaacaataataataataataataataataataataatcgtaatgcaatacaaaatttactagACAGTATAAGTGCATCGGTAATTGCTGAAGACACAATTTGTGACGAACCAAAATTAACTTTACTTATGccgatgaatttttctaattaa
- the LOC103570806 gene encoding 3'-5' exonuclease, which translates to MTGRGKSAVKYEKDNIIEGRVIRRSTRLLPESLKKNLKTEELQIKNKELDISSLPLINFAGKIYYATDFEGCAILCDQVIERINKFATDIVPIGFDLEWPFSFQTGSGKTALAQVCVSEKTCHLFHIYNFKKLPASFILLLSHPKVRLVGVNIKNDCWKLSRDFPEFPAQKVVENNCIDCGPFYNRVYNRSCRWSLQRLTACLLDKQISKDAKVRTSRWHILPLNDEQKSYAATDAYVSLLLYLTIQKKAEEIERSKIDSESKDQDAVIKDEIKEENEQETDCLSGELSESFNEPFEETSLMDCDNFLPQDNDKDSKN; encoded by the exons ATGACCGGCCGAGGAAAATCAGCTGTCAAGTATGAG AaagataatattattgaaggAAGAGTCATCAGACGCTCAACTCGCCTTCTTCCTGAGTCTCTGAAAAag aatttgaaAACCGAGgagttacaaattaaaaacaaagaaCTTGACATTTCATCATTACCACTGATTAACTTTgctggtaaaatttattacgctACGGATTTTGAAGGTTGTGCAATTCTTTGTGATCAAGTtat agaacgaataaataaatttgcaaCAGATATTGTACCCATCGGCTTTGATCTAGAGTGGCCATTTAGTTTCCAAACGGGTTCTGGTAAAACGGCATTAGCCCAAGTGTGTGTGTCTGAAAAAACATGTCatctatttcatatatataattttaaaaaattaccagcCTCCTTCATACTATTGCTAAGTCATCCAAAAGTTCGACTTGTTGGTgtcaatattaaaaa CGATTGTTGGAAACTATCAAGAGATTTTCCCGAATTTCCTGCTCAGAAAGTCGtcgaaaataattgtattgaCTGCGGACCATTTTACAACCGAGTATACAACCGTTCATGCCGATGGAGCTTGCAGCGCCTGACAGCTTGTCTGCTTGATAAGCAAATAAGTAAGGATGCTAAAGTTAGAACGAGCAGATGGCATATCTTACCCCTCAATGATGAACAAAAAAGCTACGCCGCTACCGACGCTTACGTTTCTCTCCTTCTTTATTTAACTATACAGAAAAAAGCCGAGGAAATCGAACGCAGTAAAATTGATAGCGAGTCCAAGGACCAGGATGCTGTGATCAAGGACGAGATCAAAGAGGAAAACGAACAGGAGACTGATTGTTTGTCTGGTGAATTGAGCGAGTCGTTCAATGAACCATTTGAAGAAACTTCTTTGATGGATTGTGATAATTTCCTGCCTCAGGATAATGATAaggattcaaaaaattaa
- the LOC103570807 gene encoding putative lipoyltransferase 2, mitochondrial: protein MESRIVKLIWAGRMRYKAGLYLQKTLVDNHQNNNQENTLVLIEHDPVYTIGIRDKNYTPEDIKKLEATGAEFFKTNRGGLITFHGPGQLVAYPILNLKQFKPSVKWYVDQIEKTVIRLCAEMGIKAETSPHTGVWVDDKKICAIGIHGSRFITSHGLALNCNTDLSWFEHIVPCGIEGKGVTSLSDQLRTEVTIDDIVPIFKNSFQDQFKCALVDYHPGKASELLRAAVSYSK from the coding sequence atggaatctcgtattgttaaattaatatggGCAGGACGTATGAGATATAAAGCTGGTCTTTATTTACAGAAGACTCTTGTGGACAATCATCAAAACAATAATCAAGAAAATACTCTGGTATTGATAGAACACGATCCTGTGTACACAATAGGTATCCGTGACAAAAATTACACACCTGAGGATATAAAAAAACTCGAGGCAACCGGCGccgaatttttcaaaacaaatcGCGGAGGTCTGATAACATTCCACGGACCAGGACAGCTGGTAGCGTATCCAATTTTGAATCTCAAGCAATTCAAACCCTCTGTCAAGTGGTACGTGGATCAAATAGAGAAGACTGTTATCAGATTATGCGCGGAGATGGGAATAAAGGCTGAGACTTCGCCGCACACTGGGGTGTGGgtcgatgataaaaaaatttgcgcaATTGGTATCCACGGCAGCCGTTTTATTACTTCCCATGGGCTGGCGCTTAATTGCAACACCGACCTGTCGTGGTTCGAACACATCGTGCCTTGTGGTATTGAGGGTAAAGGCGTGACGAGTCTTTCTGatcaattgagaacggaagtAACAATTGACGACATTGTTcctatttttaagaactcgtTTCAGGATCAGTTTAAATGCGCGCTCGTTGATTATCATCCTGGCAAGGCCTCGGAGTTACTGAGAGCCGCTGTTTCTTATTCTAAATaa